Genomic window (Salvelinus namaycush isolate Seneca chromosome 10, SaNama_1.0, whole genome shotgun sequence):
CTGGTCATGATTTAGTGGTGGGATTATAGATGTCTACAAGAATCTGGTCATGATTTAGTGGTGGGATTATAGATGTCTACAAGAATCTGGTCATGATTTAGTGGTGGGATTATAGATGTCTACAACAATCTGGTCATGATTTAGTGGTGGGATTATAGATGTCTAACAATCTGGTCATGATTTAGTGGTGGGATTATAGATGTCTACAACAATCTGGTCATGATTTAGTGGTGGGATTATAGATGTCTACAAGAATCTGGTCATGATTTAGTGGTGGGATTATAGATGTCTACAAGAATCTGGTCATGATTTAGTGGTGGGATTATAGATGTCTAACAATCTGGTCATGATTTAGTGGTGGGATTATAGATGTCTACAACAATCTGGTCATGATTTAGTGGTGGGATTATAGATGTCTAACAATCTGGTCATGATTTAGTGGTGGGATTATAGATGTCTAACAATCTGGTCATGATTTAGTGGTGGGATTATAGATGTCGATAACAATCTGGTCAATATTTAGTGGTGGGATTATAGATGTCGATAACAATCTGGTCAATATTTAGTGGTGGGATTATAGATGTCGATAACAATCTGGTCAGGATTTAGTGGTGGGATTATAGATGTCTACAACAATCTGGTCAATATTTAGTGGTGGGATTATAGATGTCTACAACAATCTGGTCAATATTTAGTGGTGGGATTATAGATGTCGATAACAATCTGGTCAATATTTAGTGGTGGGATTATAGATGTCGATAACAATCTGGTCAGGATTTAGTGGTGGGATTATAGATGTCTAACAATCTGGTCAAGATTTAGTGGTGGGATTATAGATGTCTAACAATCTGGTCAAGATTTAGTGGTGGGATTATAGATGTCTAACAATCTGGTCAATATTTAGTGGTGGGATTATAGATGTCTAACAATCTGGTCAATATTTAGTGGTGGGATTATAGATGTCGATAACAATCTGGTCAGGATTTAGTGGTGGGATTATAGATGTCTACAACAATCTGGTCAATATTTAGTGGTGGGATTATAGATGTCTACAACAATCTGGTCAATATTTAGTGGTGGGATTATAGATGTCGATAACAATCTGGTCAATATTTAGTGGTGGGATTATAGATGTCGATAACAATCTGGTCAGGATTTAGTGGTGGGATTATAGATGTCTAACAATCTGGTCAAGATTTAGTGGTGGGATTATAGATGTCTAACAATCTGGTCAAGATTTAGTGGTGGGATTATAGATGTCTAACAATCTGGTCAATATTTAGTGGTGGGATTATAGATGTCTAACAATCTGGTCAATATTTAGTGGTGGGATTATAGATGTCTAACAATCTGGTCAATATTTAGTGGTGGGATTATAGATGTCTACAACAATCTGGTCAATATTTAGTGGTGGGATTATAGATGTCTAACAATCTGATCAATATTTAGTGGTGGGATTATAGATGTCTAACAATCTGGTCAATATTTAGTGGTGGGATTATAGATGTCTACAACAATCTGGTCAATATTTAGTGGTGGGATTATAGATGTCTACAACAATCTGGTCAATATTTAGTGGTGGGATTATAGATGTCTAACAATCTGGTCAATATTTAGTGGTGGGATTATAGATGTCTACAACAATCTGGTCAATATTTAGTGGTGGGATTATAGATGTCTAACAATCTGATCAATATTTAGTGGTGGGATTATAGATGTCTAACAATCTGGTCAATATTTAGTGGTGGGATTATAGATGTCTACAACAATCTGGTCAATATTTAGTGGTGGGATTATAGATGTCTAACAATCTGATCAATATTTAGTGGTGGGATTATAGATGTCTAACAATCTGGTCATGATTTAGTGGTGGGATTATAGATGTCGATAACAATCTGGTCAATATTTAGTGGTGGGATTATAGATGTCGATAACAATCTGGTCAGGATTTAGTGGTGGGATTATAGATGTCTAACAATCTGGTCAAGATTTAGTGGTGGGATTATAGATGTCTAACAATCTGGTCAAGATTTAGTGGTGGGATTATAGATGTCTAACAATCTGGTCAATATTTAGTGGTGGGATTATAGATGTCTAACAATCTGGTCAATATTTAGTGGTGGGATTATAGATGTCTAACAATCTGGTCAATATTTAGTGGTGGGATTATAGATGTCTACAACAATCTGGTCAATATTTAGTGGTGGGATTATAGATGTCTAACAATCTGATCAATATTTAGTGGTGGGATTATAGATGTCTAACAATCTGGTCAATATTTAGTGGTGGGATTATAGATGTCTACAACAATCTGGTCAATATTTAGTGGTGGGATTATAGATGTCTAACAATCTGATCAATATTTAGTGGTGGGATTATAGATGTCTAACAATCTGGTCAAGATTTAGTGGTGGGATTATACACATtaaaaccttcctaatattgagttgctcccCCTTCTGCCATCAGAACAGACTCAAGTCgtcgggtcatggactctacaaggtgtcgaaagcgttccacagggattctggcccatgttgactccaatgcttcccacagttgtgtcaaattggctagatgtcctttgggtgatggaccgcTCTTGATACACAAAGGAAACTGtttagcgtgaaaaacccagcagcgttgcagttcttgacaccaaCCGGTGAACCTGGCACTTcaatatgttgtcttgcccattcaccctctgaatggctcacatacacaatccatgtctcaattgtctcaatgcttaaaaatccttctttaacctgtctcctcccttcctctactctaattgaagtggatttaacaggtgacatcaataagagatcatagctttcacctggattcacctagtcagtctatgtcatggaaagagcaggtgttcataatgttttgtacactcagtatatatgACTACAACAATTTGGTAAAATCTggctttttaaaattattttatttcacctttatttaaccaggtaggccagttaagaacaagttctcatttacaactgcgacctggccaagataaagcaaagcagtgcgacaaaaataacaacacagttacacatgggataaacaaacgtacgttcaataacacaatagaataagtctatatacagtgtgtgcaaatgaagtaaggaggtaaggcaataaataggccatagtggcgatgtaaatacaatttagcaattaacactggagtgacagatgtgcagatgaggatgttcaagtagaaatactggtgtgcaaaagagcaggaaaaaacaaatatggggatgagctaggtagttggttggatgggctatttacagatgggctgtgtacagtcgtggccaaagttttgagaatgacacaaatattaatttccagaaagtttgctgcttcagtgtctttagataattttgtcagatgttactatggaatactgaagtataattacaagaatttcataagtgtcaaaggattttattgacaattacatgaagttgatgcaaagagtcaatatttgccgTGTTGACCCTTCTTTGTCAAGACCTCTGCAacccgccctggcatgctgtcaattaacttctgggccacatcctgactgatggcagtccattcttgcataatcaatgcttggagtttgtcagaatttgtggggttttgtttgtccacccgcctcttgaggattgacgtctggggagtttcctggccatggacccaaaatattgatgttttgttccccgagcaacttagttatcacttttgccttatggcaaggtgctccatcatgctggaaaatgcattgttcgtcaccaaactgttcctggatggttgggagaagttgctctcggagaatgtgttggtaccattctttattcatggctgtgatCTTAGGCTAAATTGTGAGTGAACcaactcccttggctgagaagcaaacccacacatgaatggtgtcagggtgctttactgttggcatgacacaggactgattgtggcggtcaccttgtcttctccggacaagcttttttccggatgccccaaacaatcggaaaggggattcatcagagaaaattactttaccccagtcctcagctgtccaatccctgtaccttttgcagaatatcagtctgtccattatgtttttcctggagagaagtggcttctttgctgcccttcttgacacaaggccatcctccaaaagtctttgcctcacacctgcctgctgccattcctgagcaagctctgtactggtggtgccccgatcccgcagctgaatcaactttgggagacggtcctggcgcttgctggactttcttgggcgccctgaagccttcttcacaacaattgaaccgctctccttgaagttcttgatgatccgataaatggttgatttaggtgcaatcttactggcagcaatattcttgcctgtgaagccctttttgtgcaaagcaatgatgacggcacgtgtttccttgcaggtaaccatggttgacagagaataacaatgattccaagcaccaccctccttttgaagcttccagtctgttattcaaactcaatcagcatgacagagtgatctccagccttgtactcgtcaacactcacacctgtgttaatgagtgaatcactgacatgatgtcagctggtccttttgtggcagggctgaaatgcagtggaaatgtttttgggggattcagttcatttgcatggcaaagagggactttgcaattaattgcaattcatctgatcactcttcgtaacattctggagtatagacaaactgaggcagcagactttgtgaaaatgtatatttgtgtcattctcaaaactttgggccacgactgtacagctgcagcgatcggtaagctgctctgactgccgatgcttgaagttagtgagggagatataagtctccaacttcagtgatttttgtaactcgttccagtcattggcagcagagaactggaaggaaatgcggACGAAGGAGGTGTtggttttggggatgaccagtgaaatatacctgctggagcgcgtgctacgggtgggtcttgctatggtgaccagtgagctgagataaggcggggctttacctagcatcgacttatagatgacatggagccagtgggtttggcgacgaatatgaagcgagggccagccaacgagagcatacaggtcgcaatggtgggttgtatatggggctttggtgacaaaacggatggcactgtgagagACAGCATCCAATtggttgagtagagtgttggagggtattttgtaaatgacatcgccgaagtcgaggatcggtaggatggtcagttttacaagggtatgtttggcagcgtgagtgaaggatgctttgttgcgaaataggaagccgattctagatttaattgtggattggagatgcttaatgtgagtctgaaaggagagtttagagtctaaccagacacctaggtatttgtagttgtccacatattctaagtcagaaccgtccagagtagtgatgctaggcgggcggacaggtgcgggcagcgatcggttgaagagcatgcatttagttttactagcgtttaagagcagttggaggccacggaaggagtgttgtatggcattgaagcttgtttggaggttcattaacacagtgtccaaagatgggccagaagtatacagaatggtgtcttaTCAAAACAAGTGTACTAATGCCTCTTGCTTCTTTTGTTAGCCAAGAATTGAAGAACCTATACTGGGACAATGTAGATGTTCTGCCTAAGCTGCCCATAGCAGAGTTTACCTGGTGTCGTTCTGAATTAGAGGGAGTGAGAATACCTGTGCATGTCAGGTCATCACATGGGTTGCCATAGACAGGGAGCATAGAGTGAATAATGAGACAATCATAATATTAAGTTATAGAATAATGAGACAAACAAAATATTAAGTTATAGAATAATGAGAcaaccataacattaagttataGAATAATGAGACAACTGTCATATTAAGTTATAGAATTATGAACTCCTTACATGCAATACCAAACTGAAATCAAGGGCATTCTGTACAGCTTGGATATTGTCCTTGATTATGAATTCTGCCGTTGATGCCCTACATTTAAAAAACTGTCAGACGGAAGCAGCTGTGGTATCTATGTGTGTTTTGTTTTCCAAAGCAGTCCTATCAGGGTAAAGAATTAACCAATTGTGTGACAAAGGACTGTTGTATGAGTTGACAGAAAACACAGTACTTGTTTAGAAAGATGTAGCTGAGTGATATCATTTTATGATATGCTTGTTTTGAATTACTCGTGAAGTTAATGAAGTCATCTAATGAAATATAGATGGCTTGAATCTCAGAGGTTTCATTTTGTGTTTCATGTAATCTTTACAAAGTTGTGTTCTGTGAGTGTCAATGAGTAGAACGATAGCCCATTTCAAGGGGTGCACAACCTCTAatttatatgtactgtatgttcaaTACTCACTGTAAATGGCTGTATGCTTAATGTGTCTCATTTCACACTGGTTTTTAGAGTCCCACAATAAGAGCTAATACtataatatttgtgtaaactctacAGAGTTGTGTTTTGTGAGTGTCACCgagtaggctgataccccatttcatgggTGCAACATCCGTAGGTTAGGTTGTACAGTATAGTGCATAAGTATGCCCACAATGCAATTCTCAAGTCTAGTACATCCACAGTGCAATTGCAACTGatatttactttttttttgtGTCAAATTAACTAATTTTGCAGAATTTATTTATATAACAAGAAGCGTTATCTTGTCCAAATATGGAATGATTCTATTATTTATATCTGTTTCAATCACTTTCTTttgggggacttttattttgaaagcgAACCACTCAATCCATTATTTGGGAAGTGTGCGGGAGGGCATGGGACAGTGTAGTTCCGGTGGATAAAGTTTGGTATGTTAACTGTAGGGGTGCtcatgtttttatttacattttattttacctttatttaactaggcaagtcagttaagaaaaaagtattatttacaatgacggcctaggaacagtgggttaactgtcttgttcaggggccgaacaacagatgtttactttgttagctctgggattcgatctagcaacctttcggttactggcccaacactctaaccacaaggctacctgccgccccatgttgCTGGCGATCGGAAGTGTTtggagcgagagaggcaggttgaagtGGCCAGAGTCAGGGTAGTGCAGaaggtgtcgtatgctgaggcagtgaagaaagtagaggaggatgggtcaagggtgagggatcctgagaggatccctgtgagtagtagatctgtgcagcacagagggataggccaacgagtgatatatgcttcagtaaggttggcttcttagcgttcatagcaatggttatcaactgtaccgcagaaatggaacgtaaatcacacaaaatagatgttgtggtggcagctgcagagaactATTTTGGTATatgagatttgacttcagaaggGTTACAGTGTGTGTTGAGGggtggtgtcccgtcctcccaggtcGTTGGCACGGTGCAGGAACAGATAGgttcaaagtagtggaatggggtagtgggtttttaatgagtgtaggtgGCAGCTGCAAAGAATTACCAGGGTGTATGAGATTTTACTGCAGAACAGTTTATGGGGTGGTGATTGTTATGAAATAGTGTTATATAGGTGTAGGGTTAGTTAGTGGTGCAATTTTTTCCTTTTAGGAACAGTAATAATGAAGATAATTTTATGTAGATAGGCCTTAGATTGGCCTTACACTTTAATGTAGTAGGTGGTGGTGTGTGCACCTTTAAATTGGATGTGATCCTCCAACCCAATCCCAAAGAAGAAGAAATTcactattgtggctagcttcacacagGTGGAAGAACGGACCATGAAAGATAGATATGTTATAGTCGTGAAAATCTTAACTATTTATATGTTTTAAAGTTAAATAGATCTAAGTAATATAATATGTGCAAAGGATTGCGAATCCGGAATTGTATCCAAACATTTGCAAACTTgacaacaaacataaaaaataaatagcataTTGGAGCGCGGTCGAGTCTGGCCGAAGTTAGCTTGTTCGGCTAGTCAGTTAGCTAGTTAATCAACTATCAAGACGCACGAACAACCTGGGAGAAACGGGAAAGAAAACAAAATGATCGTTTGAACATCAAACAGTAATGTTGCCTTTAGGAATTAACTTGCGCTACGGATGAAAAATGTATTGAGGACTTGGAAACAAGGTGGGGGAATCAACTAGCGAAGAAACACAACAGCTAACTACAAGACAACTGCAATGTTGTTGGGGCAGCAGGGACTGGTTCGCCGCTGTGGCAGCCCCTCGGTGTGTCGAGGCTGGCCACATTCGGTTCAGTGGAGACTCGGGGGTTTCTTTTTCCTGCTGTTGGTGGAAGGGGCCGTGTGCCTCGCCAACCCCAGCACTAGCAGTGCCCCTGCTCCGGGCATCAACAATCACCCCAGTGTCAACGTCTACATGAGCGAGGAGGAGGTCAAGAAGCTTTTGGGTAAGCACATTGATAAAGGACTGCTAaaacagctagctagcagttggttagctgttagctaacgttaatcACACATAGTTAAGTACGGCCACAGGGTTAGTTTTACATGTATGTGGTACTGGTGTGTGTTGTGAGGGTGTACTGCATACACTGGACTGCATGTAAAGCAAACTCTGTCTAACAAACAAGCTAACTAACCAGCTACACCGGCTAGGTAATAGGTTCAGGTGAGAACAAGTGATATGGACCGCTGAGGAAGTGGTTAACTCATTCATAGACCGTAACAACCTTTAGCGCCTATTGACGGTAGTATCTTCTGGACCGGGTAAGTTTTGGAGCCCATGATGCTCGTTCTGAATGTTAACGCATCGCTTACGGTAattcttcttctatggtatattGTCGATCACAAAATGTAATATTCATCCCACCACCTACTATGCGGGATGGaaacaggacccccccccccacccagaactgaactgaactgaactgaactgaacaGACCAGCAAGCCCAGGTTACATGCATTCTAAGCCAAACACATGCATTATATTCTTAGAAGCATAAAAAAACCTGAATCTGAGATCTTGTTAAACCATCACATAATGTTATGTCCAAACTCACATGAGCCATATGAACCCATTGCATGAACAGTAGTCGATGGCCTTGCTTCTATACTGTTTAATAAACATTCAATGGGGTCTTCTTTGACTGACCGTTGTGTGTCTGTTGTTACTGAAATTAGGCTAGGCCTATGTTCTGACTACCAGTGTAGTGCAAAACAAGTCACCCTGTTCATTGGATGATTTTAATATGgggtttgttagctagctagagacATGCACTAGAAGGCGGTCGGGTAGCAGTTTGGAAGCAGTCCTTATGGTATTGAGTGCCACGGCAAAACTAGGCCTATTGCTGGAGCAACCATTTCcacaaggagaggagagagtaaacTTGGGATGGACTTGGTCCCATTTGGGATGGACTTGGTCCCATTTGGGATGGACTTGGTCCCATTTGGGATGGACTTCACTTGA
Coding sequences:
- the LOC120054378 gene encoding tyrosine-protein kinase RYK-like; translated protein: MLLGQQGLVRRCGSPSVCRGWPHSVQWRLGGFFFLLLVEGAVCLANPSTSSAPAPGINNHPSVNVYMSEEEVKKLLGLDAELYYVRDDVVNHYALSFILPVPSETNSLHFTWRSKDKWGNLIKPAVGN